From Actinosynnema mirum DSM 43827, a single genomic window includes:
- a CDS encoding FUSC family protein, translating into MAVRDELARRLRRWRMTALPILQAAVAAGLSWFVATKVVGHPHPFFAPIAAVVCLGVSLGQRPRRVAELVVGVSVGVGIGDVLISHIGSGTWQIAVAVVLAMSAAVLLDGGAVIALQSANSAVLVATLLPPSAGGGFDRMVDALVGGVVGLAVTALIPANPLTVADRQAKVVLGELAIALRGVAAAVAKSDAGAAADVLARLRDSQEAVDEYRSALKTGGEIATIAPIRWRRKNALRRYGSIATPVDYALRNTRVLTRRALAALRDDEHVPDVLPSALERFADAVDVLRAELASNEDPVKSRAAIRAAAGVMTADLAVGEGFSTQVVLAQARSVAVDLLQATGLTRVEAMESLPPLRKP; encoded by the coding sequence ATGGCTGTGCGCGACGAACTGGCGCGCAGGCTGCGCCGGTGGCGGATGACGGCCCTGCCGATCCTCCAGGCAGCGGTGGCCGCGGGCCTGTCCTGGTTCGTGGCGACGAAGGTCGTCGGCCACCCGCACCCGTTCTTCGCGCCCATCGCCGCCGTCGTCTGCCTCGGCGTCTCGCTGGGGCAGCGCCCCCGGCGGGTCGCCGAGCTGGTCGTCGGCGTGTCCGTGGGCGTCGGCATCGGCGACGTCCTGATCTCCCACATCGGCTCCGGCACGTGGCAGATCGCGGTGGCCGTGGTCCTGGCGATGTCCGCCGCCGTCCTCCTGGACGGCGGCGCGGTCATCGCCCTCCAGTCCGCCAACTCCGCGGTCCTGGTGGCCACCTTGCTCCCACCCAGCGCGGGCGGCGGCTTCGACCGCATGGTCGACGCCCTGGTGGGCGGCGTGGTCGGCCTGGCGGTCACCGCCCTCATCCCCGCGAACCCCCTGACCGTGGCAGACCGCCAGGCGAAGGTCGTCCTGGGCGAACTGGCCATCGCCCTGCGCGGCGTCGCCGCGGCCGTGGCCAAAAGCGACGCAGGCGCCGCAGCCGACGTCCTGGCAAGACTCCGCGACAGCCAGGAGGCCGTCGACGAGTACCGCTCCGCCCTCAAGACCGGCGGCGAGATCGCCACGATCGCCCCGATCCGCTGGCGCCGCAAGAACGCCCTGCGCCGCTACGGCAGCATCGCCACCCCGGTCGACTACGCCCTGCGCAACACCAGGGTCCTCACCAGAAGGGCCCTGGCCGCCCTGCGCGACGACGAACACGTCCCGGACGTCCTCCCGTCAGCCCTGGAGCGCTTCGCGGACGCCGTGGACGTCCTGCGCGCGGAACTGGCGTCCAACGAGGACCCGGTGAAGTCCAGAGCGGCGATCCGCGCGGCGGCAGGCGTCATGACGGCGGACCTGGCCGTGGGCGAGGGCTTCTCAACCCAGGTAGTCCTGGCCCAGGCCCGCTCGGTGGCGGTAGACCTGCTCCAGGCAACCGGCCTGACGAGGGTGGAGGCGATGGAATCGCTACCACCACTGCGAAAGCCCTGA
- a CDS encoding aldo/keto reductase codes for MTKLGTTDLDVSRLNLGGNVFGWSADEAASHAVLDAFTEAGGNFVDTADVYSSWAPGHSGGESETVLGSWLAKRGRRDDVVIATKVGMLEGLDNQRADTVEKAVEGSLRRLGVDRIDLYYAHRDDPETPLVETLAAYDRLVKAGKIRHAAASNFSGDRLREAAAIAEREGFAGFVALQPKYNLVERGEYERDLAPALTELGLPSLPYSSLASGFLSGKYRPGVEVESVRAAGASRYLDERGLAVLAALDEVAGARGVSQSAVALAWLAAQPTVAAPIASARTVEQLEQLLPALTLDLTAEEVARLSAASDVV; via the coding sequence ATGACGAAACTGGGCACCACCGACCTCGACGTCTCGCGCCTCAACCTGGGCGGCAACGTGTTCGGGTGGAGCGCGGACGAGGCGGCCTCCCACGCCGTGCTGGACGCGTTCACCGAGGCGGGCGGCAACTTCGTGGACACCGCCGACGTCTACTCGTCCTGGGCGCCCGGCCACTCCGGTGGCGAGTCCGAGACCGTGCTGGGCTCCTGGCTGGCCAAGCGCGGTCGCCGCGACGACGTGGTGATCGCCACGAAGGTCGGGATGCTGGAGGGCCTGGACAACCAGCGGGCGGACACCGTCGAGAAGGCCGTCGAGGGTTCGCTGCGCAGGCTCGGCGTCGACCGGATCGACCTGTACTACGCGCACCGGGACGACCCGGAGACCCCGCTGGTGGAGACGCTGGCCGCCTACGACCGGCTGGTCAAGGCGGGCAAGATCCGGCACGCCGCCGCGTCGAACTTCTCCGGCGACCGGCTGCGCGAGGCCGCCGCGATCGCCGAGCGGGAGGGCTTCGCCGGGTTCGTCGCGCTCCAGCCGAAGTACAACCTGGTGGAGCGGGGCGAGTACGAGCGCGACCTGGCGCCCGCGCTGACCGAGCTGGGGCTGCCGTCGCTGCCGTACTCCTCGCTGGCGTCGGGCTTCCTGTCCGGCAAGTACCGGCCGGGCGTCGAGGTGGAGAGCGTGCGCGCGGCGGGCGCGTCCCGGTACCTGGACGAGCGCGGGCTCGCGGTGCTGGCGGCGCTGGACGAGGTCGCGGGGGCGCGCGGGGTGTCGCAGTCGGCGGTGGCGCTGGCGTGGCTGGCCGCGCAGCCGACGGTGGCCGCGCCGATCGCGAGCGCCCGCACGGTGGAGCAGTTGGAGCAGCTGCTGCCCGCCCTGACCCTGGACCTGACGGCCGAGGAGGTCGCGCGGCTGAGCGCGGCCAGCGATGTTGTTTAA
- a CDS encoding YciI family protein has protein sequence MARFAVELVYGDDEAKRLEVRPAHRVHLRELQERGVLLAAGPYADETGALLVYEAADEDELRALLDADPYAPAGVVAEIRVHEWKALLGSWVTDA, from the coding sequence ATGGCGAGGTTCGCGGTCGAGCTGGTGTACGGCGACGACGAGGCCAAGCGGCTCGAGGTGCGCCCGGCGCACCGCGTCCACCTGCGGGAGCTCCAGGAGCGCGGGGTGCTGCTCGCGGCAGGCCCCTACGCGGACGAGACCGGCGCGCTGCTGGTCTACGAGGCCGCCGACGAGGACGAGCTGCGCGCGCTGCTCGACGCCGACCCGTACGCCCCCGCGGGCGTGGTCGCCGAGATCCGCGTGCACGAGTGGAAGGCGCTCCTGGGCAGCTGGGTCACCGACGCCTGA
- a CDS encoding SigE family RNA polymerase sigma factor, protein MVGPGQNSGGVARVQDTLTNLRIQDGIAPAPTGPLTLEDLYRQHRMRLIRLALLLVDEPATAEDVVQEAFTGLHRNWSNLRDAQAAVGYLRTAVVNGSRSVLRRRKTARDYTPPHVANARSAESLAMLTAEHQAVVAALSQLPPRQREVLVLRYYGDLSEAEIAEATGISKGTVKSTASRALDALQKIMASN, encoded by the coding sequence GTGGTCGGTCCCGGACAGAACAGCGGCGGTGTCGCGCGCGTACAGGACACTCTGACGAACCTGCGCATCCAGGACGGGATCGCGCCCGCGCCAACAGGCCCGCTGACACTGGAGGACCTGTACCGCCAGCACCGGATGCGGCTCATCCGGCTGGCGCTGCTGCTGGTCGACGAGCCCGCCACGGCGGAGGACGTGGTGCAGGAGGCGTTCACCGGCCTGCACCGCAACTGGTCGAACCTGCGCGACGCCCAGGCGGCGGTCGGCTACCTGCGCACCGCCGTGGTGAACGGCTCGCGCAGCGTCCTGCGCCGGCGCAAGACCGCGCGCGACTACACCCCGCCGCACGTGGCGAACGCCCGCTCGGCGGAGAGCCTGGCGATGCTGACGGCGGAGCACCAGGCGGTCGTGGCCGCCCTGTCGCAGCTGCCGCCGAGGCAGCGCGAGGTGCTGGTGCTGCGGTACTACGGCGACCTGTCGGAGGCCGAGATCGCGGAGGCCACCGGCATCTCCAAGGGCACGGTGAAGTCCACCGCCAGCCGGGCGCTGGACGCGCTGCAGAAGATCATGGCCAGCAACTAG
- a CDS encoding glycoside hydrolase family 16 protein, whose protein sequence is MTLHEEHHVITKRAAGRAAVLGAVLSAGLFVVATSTAAPVGQRENWTATTSPIFHKTTSLNAIGSVADSGAGDGRALRLTLKSGANPSPGGGVEIASNQQFKYGTFSTRMKSADCASQPRAGVVTGAFTYSSDHADRNGNGLPDNDEIDFEWLCAQPEVVYLTIWTDYNASNDQLRKVSRVIDLRAGKIISTCFSTTFGDCVQLSGAENQPASVPAIPGYNSTTQYYEYGFDWTAGGVNFYLVNAQGARVTLWDYKGPASRVPNKPSTYLQNVWHTNNWDPYGFQARERPNRDLHANVDWTQLPS, encoded by the coding sequence GTGACCCTGCACGAGGAGCACCACGTGATCACCAAGCGCGCGGCCGGACGGGCTGCCGTCCTCGGCGCCGTCCTCTCGGCCGGCCTGTTCGTCGTCGCCACGTCCACAGCCGCGCCCGTCGGGCAGCGGGAGAACTGGACCGCGACCACCTCGCCGATCTTCCACAAGACCACCTCGCTCAACGCCATCGGGTCCGTCGCCGACAGCGGCGCGGGCGACGGGCGGGCGCTGCGGTTGACCCTGAAGTCCGGGGCCAACCCCAGTCCGGGCGGTGGCGTGGAGATCGCCAGCAACCAGCAGTTCAAGTACGGGACGTTCAGCACCCGGATGAAGTCGGCGGACTGCGCCTCCCAGCCGCGCGCGGGCGTGGTGACCGGGGCGTTCACGTACAGCAGCGACCACGCCGACCGGAACGGGAACGGGCTCCCGGACAACGACGAGATCGACTTCGAGTGGCTGTGCGCGCAGCCCGAGGTCGTGTACCTGACGATCTGGACGGACTACAACGCGAGCAACGACCAGCTGCGGAAGGTCTCGCGGGTCATCGACCTGCGGGCGGGGAAGATCATCTCTACTTGTTTCTCGACGACCTTCGGCGACTGCGTGCAGCTGAGCGGGGCGGAGAACCAGCCTGCTTCGGTGCCCGCGATTCCGGGGTACAACAGCACGACGCAGTACTACGAGTACGGGTTCGACTGGACTGCCGGTGGGGTGAACTTCTACCTGGTCAACGCGCAGGGCGCGCGGGTGACGCTGTGGGACTACAAGGGGCCTGCTTCGCGGGTTCCGAACAAGCCGAGCACGTATCTGCAGAATGTTTGGCACACGAACAACTGGGACCCGTACGGGTTCCAGGCTCGGGAGCGGCCGAACCGGGATCTGCACGCGAACGTGGACTGGACCCAGCTGCCTTCGTGA
- a CDS encoding HNH endonuclease family protein, with protein sequence MSTVNRTARLSTRLLLAGALALGLAPTAQAAPPGIPGTSTALSELAGLAVAAEGTSSGYSRELFPHWATVSGACNTRETVLKRDGVNVVTDSACAATSGTWASPYDGASWSAASDVDIDHVVPLAEAWRSGARTWTTARRQSFANDLSGPQLIAVTDNVNQSKGDKDPAQWKPPLSSYWCTYAKMWTRVKHTWGLTVDSAEKSALQTMLGRC encoded by the coding sequence ATGTCAACGGTCAATCGAACCGCACGGCTGTCGACTCGCCTGCTCCTGGCCGGGGCGCTGGCGCTCGGCCTCGCGCCCACGGCCCAGGCCGCCCCTCCGGGGATTCCGGGCACCAGCACGGCCCTGTCCGAGCTGGCCGGGCTCGCGGTCGCGGCGGAGGGCACCTCCAGCGGGTACTCGCGGGAGCTGTTCCCGCACTGGGCCACCGTGTCCGGCGCCTGCAACACGCGCGAGACGGTGCTCAAGCGCGACGGGGTGAACGTGGTCACCGACTCGGCCTGCGCGGCCACCTCGGGGACCTGGGCCAGCCCGTACGACGGGGCGAGCTGGAGCGCGGCCTCGGACGTGGACATCGACCACGTGGTGCCGCTGGCCGAGGCGTGGCGGTCGGGGGCGCGGACCTGGACCACCGCCCGGCGGCAGTCGTTCGCCAACGACCTGTCGGGGCCGCAGCTGATCGCGGTGACCGACAACGTGAACCAGTCGAAGGGCGACAAGGACCCGGCGCAGTGGAAGCCGCCGTTGAGCTCGTACTGGTGCACGTACGCCAAGATGTGGACCAGGGTGAAGCACACCTGGGGTTTGACGGTGGACTCGGCGGAGAAGTCTGCGTTGCAGACGATGCTCGGGAGGTGTTGA
- a CDS encoding GNAT family N-acetyltransferase, whose translation MALDSGIERRAPSSPQEAFTTHFTTWAQVHSHSHHCLVLPRDDRIIGMAWPAVLPRAPHPFAPDRASGDLQCVYVTPEERNTGLGGELVTAALHLAAELNLERVTVHSTEQAVPAYTRSGSTLRPTLLQAVPAR comes from the coding sequence GTGGCACTGGACTCTGGAATCGAGAGGCGAGCCCCCTCGTCCCCACAAGAAGCGTTCACCACCCACTTCACCACCTGGGCACAAGTCCACTCCCACTCGCACCACTGCTTAGTCCTCCCGCGCGACGACCGGATCATCGGCATGGCCTGGCCGGCCGTGCTGCCGAGAGCTCCCCACCCCTTCGCCCCCGACCGCGCCTCCGGCGACCTCCAGTGCGTCTACGTGACACCTGAGGAGCGCAATACCGGTCTAGGCGGAGAACTGGTCACCGCAGCACTACACCTGGCAGCAGAGCTGAACCTCGAACGCGTCACGGTGCACTCCACCGAACAGGCCGTCCCCGCCTACACCCGTTCCGGCTCCACCCTCCGCCCGACCCTGCTCCAAGCCGTCCCCGCCCGATAA
- a CDS encoding DUF427 domain-containing protein has translation MAIARWNGEIIAESDQTQVVEGNHYFPVDSVHALFLRPSDTTSACHWKGTANYYTLHVNGEDNVDAAWYYAEPLEAAANIKNHVAFWKGVEVTP, from the coding sequence ATGGCGATCGCACGGTGGAACGGCGAGATCATCGCCGAGAGCGACCAGACCCAGGTGGTGGAGGGAAACCACTACTTCCCGGTCGATTCGGTGCACGCCCTGTTCCTGCGGCCCTCGGACACCACGTCCGCGTGCCACTGGAAGGGGACTGCCAACTACTACACGCTCCACGTCAACGGCGAGGACAACGTGGACGCCGCCTGGTACTACGCGGAACCGCTGGAGGCGGCGGCGAACATCAAGAACCACGTGGCCTTCTGGAAGGGCGTCGAGGTCACGCCATGA
- a CDS encoding DUF3151 domain-containing protein, whose protein sequence is MSLNENLLGPEPTLLPERPEAQAAVDSGIAPVEVVRAYPDLSEAWALLAETALDNDDPVAAYAYARTGYHRGLDQLRRAGWKGFGPVPFAHRPNQGFLRSLAALSRAAGGIGEVAEQDRCAKFLADSDPTAPAQLGL, encoded by the coding sequence ATGAGCCTGAACGAGAACCTGCTCGGCCCCGAGCCGACGCTGCTGCCCGAGCGCCCCGAGGCGCAGGCCGCCGTGGACTCCGGGATCGCCCCGGTCGAGGTCGTCCGGGCCTACCCGGACCTCAGCGAGGCGTGGGCGCTGCTCGCCGAGACGGCGCTGGACAATGACGACCCGGTGGCCGCGTACGCCTACGCCCGCACCGGCTACCACCGCGGCCTGGACCAGCTCCGCCGCGCCGGCTGGAAGGGCTTCGGCCCGGTGCCCTTCGCGCACCGCCCGAACCAGGGCTTCCTGCGCTCGCTGGCCGCGCTCTCCCGCGCGGCGGGCGGCATCGGCGAGGTGGCCGAGCAGGACCGCTGCGCGAAGTTCCTGGCCGACAGCGACCCCACGGCCCCCGCCCAGCTCGGCCTGTAG
- a CDS encoding short-chain dehydrogenase/reductase, translating into MVVSGNVSGRGSAGRRGAGRGRSGKGVTDQVVLITGAARGIGADTARRLAARGARVALVGLEGELLREVARECGGQAWEADVTDAEALRAAVDAAVAHYGRLDAVIANAGVAAAGFARSMDPEVFERVIEVNLLGVWRTVRACLPHLVESRGYCLVVSSLAAIAHVPGNAAYSAAKAGCEAFADSLRAEVRHLGVDVGVAYFSWVSTDMVNGVHEHPVVGPLRRSLPGPAGRVHSVEAAGKALVRAVAGRSTSAHAPRWVALAKLVRGVLPGLVTRRSAGRMAEADRLMAEADSSGLVGPGGAAAGARE; encoded by the coding sequence GTGGTCGTCTCCGGGAACGTCTCGGGTCGGGGAAGCGCAGGTCGCAGAGGCGCAGGTCGGGGAAGGTCCGGCAAGGGCGTCACCGACCAGGTCGTGCTGATCACCGGCGCGGCCAGGGGGATCGGCGCCGACACAGCGAGGCGGCTCGCCGCGCGCGGGGCGCGGGTCGCACTGGTGGGCCTGGAGGGGGAGCTGCTGCGCGAGGTCGCCCGCGAGTGCGGCGGCCAGGCGTGGGAGGCGGACGTGACCGACGCCGAGGCGCTGCGGGCGGCCGTGGACGCCGCGGTGGCGCACTACGGGCGGTTGGACGCGGTGATCGCCAACGCCGGGGTCGCGGCGGCCGGGTTCGCCCGGTCGATGGACCCCGAGGTGTTCGAGCGGGTGATCGAGGTGAACCTGCTCGGGGTGTGGCGCACCGTCCGGGCCTGCCTGCCGCACCTGGTGGAGAGCCGGGGCTACTGCCTGGTGGTGTCCTCGCTCGCGGCGATCGCGCACGTGCCGGGCAACGCGGCGTACTCGGCGGCCAAGGCGGGCTGCGAGGCGTTCGCGGACAGCCTGCGCGCGGAGGTGCGGCACCTCGGCGTGGACGTCGGGGTCGCGTACTTCTCCTGGGTGTCGACCGACATGGTGAACGGGGTGCACGAGCACCCGGTGGTGGGGCCGCTGCGCCGCTCGCTGCCCGGTCCGGCCGGGCGGGTGCACTCGGTGGAGGCGGCGGGGAAGGCGCTGGTGCGCGCGGTGGCCGGGCGGTCGACGTCGGCGCACGCGCCGCGCTGGGTCGCGCTGGCGAAGCTGGTCAGGGGCGTGCTGCCGGGGCTGGTGACGCGCCGCTCGGCGGGGCGGATGGCCGAGGCCGACCGGCTGATGGCCGAGGCGGACAGCTCGGGCCTGGTGGGGCCGGGCGGGGCCGCGGCGGGCGCTCGGGAGTGA
- a CDS encoding LLM class flavin-dependent oxidoreductase produces MSVALHWFLPTTGDGRTIVERFHANRTLGGAAQRQPDVDYLAAVAQAAESNGFEGVLTPTGTWCEDAWLTTAALLARTSTLKFLVAFRPGVLSPTLAAQMAGTYQRISRGRLLLNVVTGGDEVEQRRFGDWLDHDRRYARTAEFLRVLRGVWSGTPFTFEGEHYRLEGATAIAPPDPLPPVYFGGSSEAALPVAAEHADVYLTWGEPPAQVAEKIERVRALAGGRPIRFGVRLHTISRDTAAEAWAEAGRLLDALDPEQVRRAQEQLRTSQSVGQQRMLALHGGDLGRGVRGLEVHPGLWAGVGLVRGGAGTAMVGSHSDVADLIEEYHAVGVDEFVLSGYPHLEEAYWFGEGVRPLLRRRGLLAPMTTAPQAGVLTPAS; encoded by the coding sequence ATGTCCGTCGCACTGCACTGGTTCCTGCCGACCACCGGGGACGGTCGGACGATCGTCGAGCGGTTCCACGCCAACCGCACCCTCGGCGGCGCCGCCCAGCGGCAGCCCGACGTCGACTACCTCGCCGCCGTCGCGCAGGCCGCCGAGAGCAACGGGTTCGAGGGGGTGCTCACCCCCACCGGCACCTGGTGCGAGGACGCCTGGCTGACCACCGCCGCCCTGCTCGCCCGCACCAGCACCCTCAAGTTCCTGGTCGCGTTCCGCCCCGGCGTGCTGTCCCCGACGCTCGCCGCCCAGATGGCGGGCACCTACCAGCGGATCTCGCGGGGCAGGCTGCTGCTCAACGTCGTCACCGGCGGAGACGAGGTCGAGCAGCGCCGGTTCGGCGACTGGCTCGACCACGACCGGCGGTACGCGCGCACCGCCGAGTTCCTGCGGGTGCTGCGCGGGGTGTGGTCCGGGACGCCGTTCACCTTCGAGGGCGAGCACTACCGGCTGGAGGGCGCGACCGCGATCGCCCCGCCGGACCCGCTGCCCCCGGTGTACTTCGGCGGCTCGTCCGAGGCGGCGCTGCCGGTCGCGGCCGAGCACGCCGACGTGTACCTGACCTGGGGGGAGCCGCCCGCTCAGGTCGCCGAGAAGATCGAGCGGGTGCGCGCGCTGGCGGGCGGGCGGCCGATCCGGTTCGGGGTGCGGCTGCACACGATCAGCCGGGACACCGCAGCCGAGGCGTGGGCCGAGGCCGGGCGGCTGCTCGACGCGCTCGACCCCGAGCAGGTGCGGCGGGCCCAGGAGCAGCTGCGGACCAGCCAGTCCGTGGGGCAGCAGCGGATGCTCGCGCTGCACGGCGGCGACCTCGGCCGGGGGGTGCGCGGGCTGGAGGTGCACCCCGGCCTGTGGGCGGGCGTCGGGCTGGTGCGCGGCGGCGCGGGCACGGCCATGGTGGGCAGCCACTCGGACGTGGCCGACCTCATCGAGGAGTACCACGCGGTCGGGGTGGACGAGTTCGTGCTGTCCGGCTACCCGCACCTCGAAGAGGCGTACTGGTTCGGCGAGGGCGTGCGCCCGCTGCTGCGGCGGCGCGGGCTGCTCGCGCCGATGACCACCGCGCCGCAGGCCGGGGTGCTCACCCCGGCGAGCTGA
- a CDS encoding putative leader peptide: MSGREILVGRLHVDLRRQASALCPAR, translated from the coding sequence ATGAGCGGTCGCGAAATTCTCGTCGGCCGCCTGCACGTCGATCTCCGGCGGCAGGCGAGCGCGCTCTGTCCCGCGCGCTGA
- the fbaA gene encoding class II fructose-bisphosphate aldolase: MPIATPEVYAEMLDRAKANSFAYPAINVTSSETLNAALRGFAEAESDGIIQVSTGGAEFASGTKVKDMVTGAVALAEFAHVVADKYPVNVALHTDHCPKDKLDGYVRPLIAISQERVDKGLNPLFQSHMWDGSAVPLDENLEIAADLLDLSAKARIILEIEVGVVGGEEDGVDNEINDKLYTTPEDYLKTVAALGAGEKGRYLVAATFGNVHGVYKPGNVKLRPEILKQGQDVVAEKLGLPAGSKPFDLVFHGGSGSLLEEIHEAVSYGVIKMNIDTDTQYAFTRPIVGHMFGNYDGVLKVDGEVGNKKAYDPRSYLKAAEQGMAARIAQACEHLKSSGRMIAG, from the coding sequence ATGCCCATCGCAACTCCCGAGGTCTACGCCGAGATGCTTGACCGCGCCAAGGCGAACTCCTTCGCCTACCCCGCGATCAACGTGACCTCGTCCGAGACCCTGAACGCGGCCCTGCGCGGTTTCGCGGAGGCCGAGAGCGACGGGATCATCCAGGTCTCGACAGGAGGGGCCGAGTTCGCCTCGGGCACCAAGGTCAAGGACATGGTCACCGGCGCCGTCGCGCTGGCGGAGTTCGCGCACGTGGTCGCCGACAAGTACCCGGTGAACGTCGCGCTGCACACCGACCACTGCCCCAAGGACAAGCTGGACGGCTACGTCCGCCCGCTGATCGCGATCAGCCAGGAGCGCGTCGACAAGGGCCTCAACCCGCTGTTCCAGTCCCACATGTGGGACGGCTCCGCGGTGCCGCTCGACGAGAACCTGGAGATCGCGGCCGACCTGCTCGACCTCTCCGCCAAGGCCCGCATCATCCTCGAGATCGAGGTCGGCGTGGTCGGCGGCGAGGAGGACGGCGTCGACAACGAGATCAACGACAAGCTGTACACCACGCCCGAGGACTACCTGAAGACCGTCGCCGCCCTCGGCGCCGGTGAGAAGGGCCGCTACCTCGTGGCGGCGACCTTCGGCAACGTGCACGGCGTCTACAAGCCGGGCAACGTCAAGCTGCGCCCCGAGATCCTCAAGCAGGGCCAGGACGTGGTGGCCGAGAAGCTGGGCCTCCCGGCCGGCTCCAAGCCGTTCGACCTCGTGTTCCACGGCGGCTCCGGCTCGCTGCTGGAGGAGATCCACGAGGCGGTGTCCTACGGCGTCATCAAGATGAACATCGACACCGACACCCAGTACGCGTTCACCCGCCCGATCGTCGGCCACATGTTCGGCAACTACGACGGCGTGCTCAAGGTGGACGGCGAGGTCGGCAACAAGAAGGCGTACGACCCGCGCAGCTACCTCAAGGCCGCCGAGCAGGGCATGGCCGCCCGCATCGCCCAGGCGTGCGAGCACCTCAAGTCCTCCGGCCGGATGATCGCGGGCTGA
- a CDS encoding adenylosuccinate synthase — protein sequence MPAVVLIGAQWGDEGKGKATDLLGERVQWVVRYQGGNNAGHTVVLPDGKKFALHLIPSGILTPGVTSVIGNGVVVDPAVLLEELGGLDERGVDTSKLLVSADAHLIMPYHVAIDKVTERYLGKAKIGTTGRGIGPCYQDKIARVGVRAQDLLDEKILRQKVEAALDFKNQVLVKVYNRKALDPDQVVDSVLEHGSKFAGRIADTRLLLNQALERDEIVLLEGSQGTLLDVDHGTYPFVTSSNPTSGGASAGSGIGPSRITTVIGILKAYTTRVGSGPFPTELNDDMGELLRKNGGEFGVTTGRSRRTGWFDAVIARYATRVNGITDFFLTKLDVLSGLETIPVCVGYDVDGTRVEDMPMTQTDVHHAVPVYEELPGWSEDISGCRTFEELPANARAYVEHLESISGARISAIGVGPGRDQTIVRHDMLA from the coding sequence ATGCCGGCCGTAGTGCTGATCGGTGCCCAGTGGGGCGATGAGGGCAAGGGCAAGGCGACCGACCTGCTCGGCGAGCGCGTCCAGTGGGTCGTGCGCTACCAGGGCGGCAACAACGCGGGCCACACCGTGGTGCTGCCCGACGGCAAGAAGTTCGCCCTGCACCTGATCCCGTCCGGCATCCTCACGCCCGGCGTGACCAGCGTGATCGGCAACGGCGTCGTGGTCGACCCCGCCGTGCTGCTGGAGGAGCTGGGCGGCCTCGACGAGCGCGGCGTGGACACCAGCAAGCTGCTGGTCTCCGCCGACGCGCACCTGATCATGCCGTACCACGTGGCCATCGATAAGGTCACCGAGCGCTACCTGGGCAAGGCCAAGATCGGCACCACCGGCCGGGGCATCGGCCCCTGCTACCAGGACAAGATCGCCCGCGTCGGCGTGCGCGCGCAGGACCTGCTGGACGAGAAGATCCTGCGGCAGAAGGTCGAGGCCGCCCTGGACTTCAAGAACCAGGTGCTGGTCAAGGTCTACAACCGCAAGGCGCTCGACCCCGACCAGGTCGTCGACTCGGTGCTGGAGCACGGCAGCAAGTTCGCGGGCCGCATCGCGGACACCCGCCTGCTGCTCAACCAGGCGCTGGAGCGCGACGAGATCGTGCTGCTGGAGGGCTCGCAGGGCACCCTGCTCGACGTCGACCACGGCACCTACCCGTTCGTGACCTCGTCGAACCCGACCTCGGGCGGCGCGAGCGCGGGCTCGGGCATCGGGCCCAGCCGGATCACCACCGTGATCGGCATCCTGAAGGCGTACACCACCCGCGTCGGCTCCGGCCCGTTCCCGACCGAGCTGAACGACGACATGGGCGAGCTGCTGCGCAAGAACGGCGGCGAGTTCGGCGTCACCACCGGCCGCTCCCGCCGCACCGGCTGGTTCGACGCCGTGATCGCCCGCTACGCCACCCGCGTCAACGGCATCACCGACTTCTTCCTCACCAAGCTGGACGTGCTCTCCGGCCTGGAGACGATCCCGGTCTGCGTCGGCTACGACGTGGACGGCACCCGCGTCGAGGACATGCCGATGACGCAGACCGACGTGCACCACGCCGTCCCGGTGTACGAGGAGCTGCCCGGCTGGTCCGAGGACATCAGCGGCTGCCGCACCTTCGAGGAGCTGCCCGCCAACGCCCGCGCCTACGTCGAGCACCTGGAGTCGATCTCCGGTGCCCGGATCTCGGCCATCGGCGTCGGCCCCGGCCGCGACCAGACGATCGTGCGCCACGACATGCTCGCCTGA